One window from the genome of [Mycobacterium] stephanolepidis encodes:
- a CDS encoding methionine ABC transporter permease, whose product MTTNWERLRPQLFEAFGDTLYMVSITLVVGGVIGLGLGVLLYTTRSGGLLQNRVLHTLLNVVVNIVRPIPFVVLIAALGPITLGVVGTTIGTTAVVFVMIVAASFAIARIVEQNLVTIDPGVIEAARAVGAGPLRIILTLLVPEALGPLILGYTFVLIGIVDMSAMAGLVGGGGLGDFAIVQGYQRFNWQVTIVSTVIIIALVQAAQFFGNYLARKALRR is encoded by the coding sequence ATGACGACGAATTGGGAGCGGTTGCGCCCGCAATTGTTCGAAGCCTTTGGCGACACCCTGTATATGGTGTCGATCACCCTTGTGGTGGGCGGTGTCATCGGTCTGGGCTTGGGAGTGCTGCTGTACACCACGAGATCCGGTGGGCTGTTGCAGAACCGGGTGCTGCATACGCTGCTCAACGTGGTGGTGAACATCGTCCGGCCCATACCGTTCGTGGTGCTGATCGCCGCACTCGGACCGATCACACTTGGGGTGGTGGGGACGACCATCGGCACTACGGCGGTGGTGTTCGTGATGATCGTCGCGGCGTCTTTCGCGATTGCGCGCATTGTCGAACAGAACCTGGTGACCATCGACCCCGGGGTCATCGAGGCGGCGCGCGCAGTCGGTGCCGGGCCGTTGCGGATCATCCTGACGCTGCTGGTGCCGGAAGCGCTCGGGCCGTTGATACTCGGCTACACCTTTGTGCTCATCGGGATTGTGGACATGTCCGCGATGGCAGGTTTGGTGGGCGGTGGCGGTTTGGGCGACTTCGCGATCGTGCAGGGATATCAGCGTTTCAACTGGCAGGTGACGATCGTATCGACCGTCATCATCATCGCGCTGGTCCAGGCGGCGCAGTTCTTTGGAAACTATCTGGCGCGCAAGGCGCTTCGGCGATAG
- a CDS encoding riboflavin synthase, producing the protein MFTGIVEELGEVLGREDLGDSARLTVLGPLVVEDVKHGDSIAVNGVCLTVVEVRPGGVFTTDVMGETLSRSSLDKIGTGTKVNLERAAAVNSRLGGHIVQGHVDGTGNVLVRTPSENWEVVRVSLPAQVARYVVEKGSITVDGVSLTVSALGPDWFEVSLIPTTLGLTTLGSAEVGTPVNLEVDVIAKYVERLLEHRS; encoded by the coding sequence ATGTTCACCGGAATCGTTGAAGAGCTTGGCGAGGTCTTGGGCAGAGAGGATCTCGGCGACTCTGCCCGCCTCACCGTCCTCGGCCCGCTGGTTGTCGAGGACGTCAAACATGGCGATTCGATAGCCGTCAATGGTGTCTGCCTGACGGTGGTCGAGGTGCGTCCCGGTGGAGTCTTCACCACCGACGTCATGGGGGAAACCTTGTCGCGCTCGAGCCTGGACAAGATCGGGACGGGTACGAAGGTCAATCTTGAGCGTGCAGCGGCGGTCAACAGCCGACTCGGTGGGCACATCGTGCAAGGGCATGTCGACGGCACCGGCAACGTGCTTGTCCGCACTCCGTCGGAGAACTGGGAAGTGGTGCGCGTCTCACTGCCCGCACAGGTGGCCAGATACGTCGTCGAAAAGGGCTCGATCACCGTGGACGGGGTGTCACTGACGGTGTCGGCACTGGGGCCGGATTGGTTCGAGGTGTCGCTGATTCCCACCACCTTGGGGTTGACGACGCTCGGATCTGCCGAGGTGGGGACGCCGGTGAACCTAGAAGTGGATGTCATTGCCAAGTACGTGGAGCGCCTCCTCGAGCACCGTTCTTAG
- a CDS encoding ethanolamine ammonia-lyase subunit EutB — protein sequence MKYRQQVAGVSYAFDGLVDVMAKATPLRSGDQLAGCAADSDAERAAAAWVLADLPLDTFLNEAVVPYETDEVTRLIIDSHDRRAYSDIAHLTVGGFRDWLLQSASHDDGAQRIAAVSAGVTPEMAAAVSKIMRNQDLVAVGAAMRVSAAFRTTVGGVGTLATRLQPNHPTDDPRGVAAAVLDGLLLGCGDAVIGINPATDSPEATSDLLYLLDSIRSRYDIPTQSCVLSHITTTIGLIERGAPVDLTFQSIAGTEGANSAFGVNIALLREGRDATRALRRGTVGDNVMYLETGQGSALSSQAHLGIGDKPVDQQTLETRAYAVARDLDPFLVNTVVGFIGPEYLYDGKQIIRAGLEDHFCGKLLGLPMGVDVCYTNHAEADQNDMDTLLILLAAAGVAFVITVPGADDVMLGYQSLSFHDVLQARRTLGLRPAPEFEQWLHAIGMIDEAGALTPFDVTSSPLRALTASGA from the coding sequence GTGAAGTACCGGCAACAGGTCGCGGGGGTCAGCTACGCGTTCGACGGGCTGGTGGACGTGATGGCCAAGGCGACGCCGCTGCGATCGGGTGACCAGCTCGCAGGCTGCGCGGCGGATTCTGATGCTGAACGGGCAGCCGCGGCATGGGTTCTCGCTGACCTGCCACTCGATACGTTTCTCAACGAAGCGGTGGTGCCCTACGAAACCGACGAGGTTACCCGGCTGATCATCGACAGCCACGATCGACGCGCCTACTCGGACATCGCGCATCTGACGGTCGGTGGCTTTCGGGATTGGTTGCTGCAGAGTGCATCCCATGACGACGGTGCTCAGCGCATCGCTGCCGTTTCTGCCGGGGTAACCCCGGAGATGGCGGCGGCGGTCAGCAAGATCATGCGCAATCAAGACCTGGTGGCGGTCGGGGCGGCGATGCGGGTGAGCGCAGCCTTCCGCACCACGGTAGGTGGCGTGGGCACGCTGGCCACCCGGCTTCAGCCGAATCACCCCACCGATGATCCTCGGGGTGTCGCCGCAGCCGTGCTCGATGGGCTGCTCCTGGGGTGTGGTGACGCGGTTATCGGTATCAATCCGGCGACCGATTCGCCGGAAGCCACATCGGATCTGCTTTATCTGCTGGACTCGATCAGGTCGCGCTACGACATTCCGACCCAGTCGTGCGTTCTGTCACACATCACCACCACCATCGGATTGATCGAGCGGGGTGCGCCGGTGGATCTGACGTTCCAGTCGATCGCAGGCACAGAGGGCGCCAACTCTGCTTTCGGAGTGAACATCGCGCTGCTGCGTGAAGGTCGCGATGCGACCCGGGCGCTGCGGCGTGGGACCGTCGGTGACAACGTCATGTACCTCGAAACCGGCCAGGGTTCGGCGCTGAGCTCCCAGGCCCACCTGGGTATCGGCGATAAACCTGTCGATCAGCAGACCCTCGAAACGCGCGCCTACGCGGTGGCCCGCGATCTGGACCCATTCTTGGTCAACACCGTCGTCGGATTCATCGGGCCGGAATATCTCTACGACGGAAAGCAGATCATCCGCGCCGGATTGGAGGACCACTTCTGCGGCAAGCTACTCGGTCTGCCGATGGGTGTCGACGTCTGCTACACCAACCACGCAGAGGCCGACCAGAACGACATGGACACACTGCTGATCCTGCTTGCCGCCGCCGGGGTGGCATTCGTCATCACTGTTCCCGGTGCCGACGACGTCATGCTCGGTTACCAGAGTCTGTCGTTTCATGATGTCCTGCAGGCTCGCCGGACGTTGGGCCTGCGTCCTGCACCCGAGTTCGAACAGTGGCTGCACGCCATCGGAATGATCGACGAAGCCGGCGCTCTCACCCCCTTCGACGTGACGAGCTCGCCATTGCGTGCGCTGACGGCATCGGGTGCCTGA
- a CDS encoding bifunctional 3,4-dihydroxy-2-butanone-4-phosphate synthase/GTP cyclohydrolase II — protein MTRLDSIERAVADIAAGKAIVVVDDEDRENEGDLIFAAEKATPELVAFMVRYTSGYLCVPLAGEDCDRLGLLPQYAVNQDKHGTAYTVTVDAKNGIGTGISASDRAATMRLLADATSAPDDFTKPGHVVPLRAKDGGVLRRPGHTEASVDLAKLAGLRPAAVICEIVSQKDEGAMAQTEELRVFADEHNLALVSIADLIEWRRKHEKHVERIAEARIPTQHGEFRAVGYTSIYDDVEHVALVLGDISGPEGDGNDVLVRVHSECLTGDVFGSRRCDCGPQLDAAMEMVAKEGRGIVLYMRGHEGRGIGLMHKLQAYQLQDAGEDTVDANLKLGLPADARDYGLGAQILVDLGVKSMRLLTNNPAKRVGLDGYGLHIIERVPLPVRANSENIRYLRTKRDRMGHDLADLDDHPEADGA, from the coding sequence ATGACCAGGTTGGACAGCATCGAACGCGCTGTCGCCGATATCGCCGCCGGTAAGGCCATCGTCGTCGTCGACGATGAGGATCGGGAGAACGAAGGCGATCTGATTTTCGCCGCGGAGAAGGCCACCCCGGAGTTGGTGGCGTTCATGGTGCGATACACGTCGGGCTACCTCTGTGTGCCGCTGGCCGGGGAGGACTGCGATCGCCTCGGACTCTTACCTCAATACGCGGTAAACCAGGACAAGCACGGCACCGCATACACGGTCACCGTCGACGCGAAAAATGGTATCGGAACCGGGATTTCGGCGTCCGATCGCGCGGCGACAATGAGGTTGCTGGCCGATGCGACAAGCGCACCCGATGACTTCACCAAACCGGGCCACGTTGTTCCGTTGCGCGCCAAGGACGGCGGAGTGCTGCGGCGTCCGGGCCACACCGAGGCCTCGGTGGATCTGGCGAAGCTGGCGGGGCTACGGCCCGCCGCGGTGATCTGCGAGATCGTCAGCCAAAAAGACGAGGGCGCCATGGCCCAAACCGAGGAACTGCGGGTCTTCGCCGACGAACACAACCTTGCCCTGGTATCGATCGCGGACCTGATCGAGTGGCGGCGCAAGCACGAGAAGCATGTGGAGCGGATCGCGGAGGCACGGATTCCCACTCAGCACGGCGAGTTCCGTGCGGTGGGGTACACGAGCATTTACGACGACGTCGAGCATGTGGCATTGGTACTGGGAGACATTTCCGGGCCCGAAGGCGACGGCAATGATGTATTGGTGCGGGTGCACTCTGAGTGTCTGACCGGCGACGTATTCGGCTCTCGCCGTTGCGATTGCGGTCCGCAGCTGGATGCGGCAATGGAGATGGTGGCCAAGGAGGGGCGCGGCATCGTGCTGTACATGCGCGGCCACGAAGGGCGCGGTATCGGCTTGATGCACAAACTGCAGGCCTACCAGTTGCAGGACGCCGGTGAGGACACCGTAGATGCGAACCTCAAGCTCGGTTTGCCTGCCGACGCGCGTGATTACGGTTTGGGCGCACAGATTTTGGTGGACCTCGGGGTGAAGTCCATGCGACTGCTGACCAACAACCCCGCCAAGCGGGTGGGGTTGGACGGATACGGCCTGCACATCATCGAGCGCGTGCCCCTGCCGGTGCGCGCCAACTCGGAGAACATCCGATACCTGCGCACCAAGCGCGACCGGATGGGGCACGATCTGGCCGATCTTGACGATCACCCTGAGGCCGACGGCGCGTGA
- a CDS encoding sigma-54-dependent transcriptional regulator family protein: MATTRTTARRGGVRASLASVRNAHDLFVAGQVDGSYLESIPLPRLVTESWQRSLATGVDPDRGPGEAAAARTLTELRSSHPLAGALPVIRRLLVDHATDSGVLVGVTAADGALLWVEGDAGASRKAASMNFVPGADWSERAVGTNAPGTALALDREVQIRGSEHFCRLVRPWSCTAVPIHDPLTGEALGSIDLTGGSAVASAQTLALVRATAVAVEHFIALNYPRRGQPESGVEPRVTLLGADRPILHTGGGQHRLSGRHAEIMALLMRHPEGLSADHLAILLDENDLDVVTVRAEMSRLRRIVGDELIGSRPYRLLEHVGSDMDDVFAALRSGDIARAMDHYSGQLLPRSAAPAIARLRLELSTSLRSAALADGDLQLLRRWLDLPEARDDRQGWQALHDHQGAGVVGRSAARGHLIALDSDLA; encoded by the coding sequence GTGGCGACTACGAGAACTACCGCGCGCCGCGGGGGTGTTCGGGCGTCGCTGGCGTCCGTACGGAACGCGCACGACCTCTTTGTAGCAGGTCAGGTAGACGGTTCGTATCTGGAGTCGATACCGCTGCCGCGTCTCGTCACCGAAAGCTGGCAACGGAGCCTGGCGACCGGTGTCGATCCTGATCGCGGGCCCGGTGAGGCGGCCGCCGCGAGGACCCTGACCGAGCTGCGTAGCAGTCATCCACTGGCCGGCGCGCTGCCGGTCATTCGTCGTCTGCTGGTGGACCATGCCACGGACTCGGGCGTGCTTGTCGGGGTTACCGCTGCCGACGGCGCACTGCTGTGGGTGGAAGGCGACGCGGGCGCAAGCCGCAAGGCGGCCTCGATGAACTTTGTACCCGGTGCCGACTGGAGCGAGCGGGCCGTGGGCACTAATGCCCCGGGTACCGCCCTCGCCCTGGATCGGGAGGTGCAGATCCGTGGCAGCGAGCATTTCTGCAGGTTGGTGCGGCCATGGTCGTGCACCGCGGTGCCGATACATGACCCGCTGACCGGCGAGGCCCTGGGAAGCATCGATCTCACCGGCGGTTCGGCTGTTGCATCGGCTCAGACCCTGGCCCTGGTGCGTGCTACGGCAGTGGCCGTCGAGCATTTCATCGCGCTGAACTACCCGCGGCGCGGTCAGCCGGAAAGTGGTGTCGAACCGCGTGTGACGCTGCTCGGCGCCGACCGCCCGATTTTGCACACCGGCGGCGGACAGCACCGGCTGTCCGGTCGCCACGCCGAGATCATGGCGCTGCTGATGCGTCACCCGGAGGGTCTGAGCGCCGACCATCTGGCGATACTGCTCGACGAAAACGATCTCGACGTCGTCACCGTTCGCGCCGAGATGTCCCGATTGCGGCGCATCGTGGGGGACGAGTTGATCGGGTCCCGCCCATACCGGCTGCTCGAACATGTGGGAAGCGATATGGATGATGTCTTCGCCGCGCTTCGATCCGGTGATATCGCCAGGGCCATGGACCACTACTCGGGCCAGCTGTTGCCGCGTTCGGCAGCTCCCGCAATTGCGCGGCTGCGCCTGGAGCTGAGCACCAGCCTTCGCAGCGCGGCACTTGCCGACGGTGATCTGCAGCTGCTGCGTCGTTGGCTCGACCTGCCGGAGGCTCGCGATGACCGCCAGGGATGGCAGGCGCTGCACGATCACCAGGGTGCTGGGGTTGTCGGCCGCTCCGCAGCGCGTGGCCATCTCATTGCGCTGGACTCCGACCTCGCCTGA
- the exaC gene encoding acetaldehyde dehydrogenase ExaC — protein sequence MTVYAHPGAQGSLMTFASRYENFIGGQWVPPAEGRYFENRTPVTGEVFCEIPRSGEADVEKALDAAHAAAPGWGKTSPADRALVLNRIADRMESNLESIAVAESWDNGKPIRETLNADIPLAIDHFRYFAGVLRAQEGSLSQIDEDTVAYHFHEPLGVVGQIIPWNFPLLMASWKLAPAIAAGNTVVLKPAEQTPASILYLFSLIGDLLPPGVVNIVNGFGVEAGKPLASSSRIAKIAFTGETSTGRLIMQYASQNLIPVTLELGGKSPNLFFSDVMVAGDDFQDKALEGFTMFAFNQGEVCTCPSRSLIQADIFDEFLELAAIRTKAIRQGDPLDTETMMGAQASHEQLEKIMSYIDIGKSEGARLVTGGERAELGGDLSGGYYVTPTVFAGTNSMRIFQEEIFGPVLAVTSFADYDDAIAIANDTPYGLGAGVWSRNGNIAYRAGRDIKAGRVWTNCYHQYPAHAAFGGYKRSGIGRENHKMMLDHYQQTKNLLVSYSSKAQGFF from the coding sequence GTGACTGTTTACGCCCACCCGGGTGCGCAGGGATCGCTGATGACTTTCGCATCCCGCTACGAGAATTTCATTGGTGGGCAATGGGTTCCTCCGGCCGAGGGCCGATACTTCGAGAATCGCACGCCGGTGACGGGGGAGGTGTTCTGCGAGATACCGCGCTCCGGTGAGGCCGATGTGGAGAAGGCTCTCGATGCCGCGCACGCCGCGGCCCCCGGCTGGGGCAAGACCTCGCCGGCGGATCGGGCGCTCGTCCTCAACAGGATCGCTGACCGGATGGAATCCAACCTGGAGTCCATTGCCGTTGCCGAGTCGTGGGACAACGGCAAGCCCATCCGGGAAACCCTGAACGCAGACATCCCGTTGGCCATCGATCATTTCCGGTACTTCGCCGGTGTCCTTCGGGCGCAAGAGGGTTCACTCTCGCAGATCGACGAGGACACCGTCGCCTACCACTTCCACGAGCCCCTCGGCGTGGTCGGGCAGATCATCCCGTGGAACTTCCCCCTGCTGATGGCGAGCTGGAAACTCGCCCCGGCCATCGCCGCGGGCAACACGGTGGTACTCAAGCCCGCCGAACAAACCCCCGCGTCGATCTTGTACCTGTTCTCTCTTATCGGCGACCTGCTGCCTCCCGGCGTGGTGAACATCGTCAACGGGTTCGGGGTGGAGGCGGGCAAGCCACTGGCATCCAGCAGCCGGATCGCCAAGATCGCGTTCACCGGCGAAACCAGCACCGGCCGGCTGATCATGCAGTACGCCAGCCAAAACCTGATTCCGGTCACCCTGGAACTCGGTGGCAAGAGCCCCAACCTCTTCTTCTCCGACGTGATGGTCGCCGGTGACGACTTCCAGGACAAGGCCCTGGAAGGGTTCACGATGTTCGCGTTCAACCAGGGTGAGGTGTGCACCTGTCCTTCGCGGAGCCTGATACAGGCCGACATCTTCGATGAGTTCCTGGAGCTGGCCGCCATCCGTACCAAGGCCATCCGCCAGGGTGACCCTCTCGATACCGAGACGATGATGGGGGCGCAGGCCTCCCACGAGCAGCTCGAAAAGATCATGTCGTACATCGATATCGGCAAATCCGAAGGGGCGCGGCTGGTTACCGGCGGTGAGCGGGCCGAGCTCGGCGGCGATCTGTCGGGCGGTTACTACGTGACGCCGACGGTCTTCGCCGGTACGAACTCGATGCGGATCTTCCAGGAGGAGATCTTCGGGCCGGTGCTGGCCGTGACCTCCTTCGCGGACTACGACGACGCGATCGCCATCGCCAACGACACTCCGTACGGGCTGGGCGCCGGAGTGTGGAGTCGCAACGGCAACATCGCCTATCGCGCCGGGCGTGACATCAAGGCCGGCCGGGTGTGGACCAACTGCTATCACCAGTATCCCGCGCACGCCGCCTTCGGCGGCTACAAACGGTCGGGCATTGGCCGCGAGAACCACAAGATGATGCTGGATCACTACCAACAGACCAAGAACCTGCTGGTGTCCTACAGCTCCAAGGCCCAGGGCTTCTTCTGA
- a CDS encoding MspA family porin, translating into MLKSLITLTAVCALAASTPLALADPSDEPSPVQPVADGPPPDNGLVGSEDPGVVKTPDGWTLTVGAKDETQLPIPPLTTATSSREYLAGGTFTGSAKGGGTKLSGGTLEAGYQIGCGISLNTVKLNGSIGLSASLNAGITAAGVPSLGPGLSMPIQGQIEVHPQPGEVINVSVDKKKYKGSEVRITLKDVHIKIDGCIGQSFLRSYAVLTSSSKDNDDIVAYYGVTKTV; encoded by the coding sequence ATGCTCAAGAGTCTTATCACCCTGACCGCCGTGTGCGCACTCGCGGCGTCGACTCCGCTCGCCCTGGCAGACCCATCCGACGAGCCATCCCCCGTACAGCCAGTCGCTGACGGCCCGCCGCCGGACAACGGCCTCGTCGGCTCCGAGGATCCGGGCGTCGTCAAGACCCCCGATGGCTGGACCCTGACCGTCGGCGCCAAGGATGAGACCCAACTACCCATCCCGCCGCTGACCACCGCCACCTCATCGCGCGAGTATCTCGCCGGTGGCACGTTCACCGGCTCGGCAAAGGGCGGCGGCACCAAGCTGTCCGGAGGCACCCTGGAAGCCGGCTATCAGATCGGTTGCGGCATCTCCCTCAACACGGTAAAGCTCAACGGCTCGATTGGCCTGTCAGCATCGCTAAACGCAGGTATCACTGCCGCTGGAGTTCCATCGCTGGGCCCCGGTTTGTCGATGCCCATTCAGGGCCAGATCGAAGTGCACCCGCAGCCCGGTGAGGTCATCAACGTCTCGGTCGACAAGAAGAAGTACAAGGGCAGCGAAGTGCGCATCACCCTCAAGGACGTGCACATCAAGATCGACGGTTGCATCGGCCAGTCGTTCCTGCGTTCGTACGCCGTGCTGACCAGCTCGTCGAAGGACAACGACGATATCGTCGCCTACTACGGCGTCACGAAGACCGTCTAA
- a CDS encoding MspA family porin — MLKSLVTLTAVCALAATAPLALAEPGDDPAPVQPVADAPPPPPGDTGAMPSAEPGTLSTPDGWILAVAGKDESLLPVAPLTTALSSREYIVGGTFIGGVKGSGKTKLAGGTLEAGYQIGCGINGGPVELMGGAGITPGIGAGLNNTGLASASASVGVSVVGQIKVGLRPGTVTIVPVNKKTFEGTTTRTTITGFRIKIDGCVGQSFIRSYATFTSSTENTDDVVTYMGVTKAV, encoded by the coding sequence ATGCTGAAAAGTCTTGTCACTCTGACTGCTGTATGCGCGCTAGCCGCAACTGCGCCCCTCGCCCTGGCCGAACCCGGTGATGATCCGGCGCCCGTGCAGCCGGTGGCCGATGCGCCGCCTCCCCCGCCCGGTGATACCGGCGCCATGCCGTCCGCAGAGCCCGGCACCTTGTCTACCCCGGATGGTTGGATCCTGGCCGTGGCAGGCAAGGATGAAAGCCTGCTCCCAGTGGCCCCGCTGACCACCGCGCTGTCCTCGCGTGAATACATCGTCGGCGGCACCTTCATCGGAGGGGTGAAGGGCTCGGGTAAGACCAAGCTCGCCGGTGGCACCCTGGAGGCCGGCTACCAAATCGGCTGCGGTATCAACGGCGGGCCTGTCGAGCTCATGGGTGGAGCCGGTATCACTCCTGGCATCGGCGCAGGCCTCAACAACACAGGACTTGCATCGGCGAGTGCCAGTGTCGGCGTCAGTGTCGTCGGCCAGATCAAGGTCGGCCTTCGCCCGGGCACGGTGACCATCGTACCGGTCAACAAGAAGACCTTTGAGGGCACCACCACACGTACCACCATCACCGGCTTCCGTATCAAGATCGACGGCTGCGTCGGTCAGTCCTTCATCCGGTCGTATGCGACCTTCACCAGTTCCACCGAGAACACCGATGACGTGGTCACCTACATGGGTGTCACCAAGGCCGTCTGA
- a CDS encoding PH domain-containing protein produces the protein MTESPRDGAWELVLKPHLSPYFVYAAAFIIAAAHVAVGVLLKISPNSGVIFKTSDQIGIALVGFVIAGVVLMFARPRVRAGVVGLEVRNVLGPKLIPWSEVVGVSFPAGAQWARLDLDDYEYEPLMAIQAIDKQRAVDAMDALRGLVVKYTEQSTA, from the coding sequence GTGACCGAATCGCCACGGGACGGCGCATGGGAGCTCGTCCTCAAACCGCACCTATCGCCGTACTTCGTGTACGCCGCCGCCTTCATCATCGCGGCCGCGCATGTCGCGGTGGGGGTGCTGCTCAAGATCTCGCCCAATAGCGGGGTGATCTTCAAGACCTCCGACCAGATCGGTATCGCGTTGGTGGGCTTTGTCATCGCGGGTGTGGTCCTCATGTTCGCGCGCCCGCGGGTACGTGCCGGTGTGGTGGGGCTCGAGGTACGTAATGTGCTGGGTCCCAAACTCATCCCGTGGTCCGAGGTAGTTGGAGTCTCATTTCCCGCCGGTGCGCAATGGGCACGGCTGGACCTGGACGACTACGAATACGAGCCGTTGATGGCGATTCAGGCCATCGACAAGCAGCGGGCCGTCGACGCGATGGACGCGCTGCGGGGCCTGGTCGTGAAGTACACGGAGCAGTCGACGGCCTAG
- the eat gene encoding ethanolamine permease, protein MATTKHGLVEEHLESADYLRKRQLKSGSAGWLLLAGLGVSYVVSGDYSGWNFGLGQGGFGGLAIATVVIAGMYLALVLGMAELSSALPTAGGGYTFARRALGPWGGFATGTAILIEYSIAPAAIATFIGAYVQSLGLFGITNGWWVYLAAYALFIGIHLSGVGEALKVMFVITAIALVGLLIFAVAAAGQFDVHNLTNIAVDAGAAGSSSFLPHGYLGIWAAIPFAIWFFLAVEGVPLAAEETANPERNVPRGIIAAIGVLLVTCAIALVLTTGAGGAEQMSDSGNPLVEALGHGTAAKLVNYIGLAGLIASFFSIIYAYSRQLFALSRAGYLPTMLSVTNSRKAPTLALIVPGVIGFALSLTGHGDLLLNMAVFGAALSYVLMMVSHIVLRVREPNMPRPYRTPGGVATTGFALAIAVLAVIATFLVNPVAAGLCLAVFAAFMVYFALYSRHRLVANSPDEEFAMLAEAESELT, encoded by the coding sequence ATGGCGACCACCAAGCACGGCCTCGTCGAGGAGCATCTCGAAAGCGCGGACTATCTGCGCAAGCGCCAACTCAAATCGGGGAGTGCGGGCTGGCTGCTGCTGGCCGGCCTCGGGGTGAGTTACGTGGTGTCCGGCGATTACTCGGGCTGGAACTTTGGCCTCGGCCAAGGCGGTTTCGGCGGGTTGGCCATCGCCACCGTGGTGATCGCCGGCATGTACCTGGCACTGGTGCTGGGGATGGCGGAACTCTCGTCTGCGCTGCCGACCGCAGGCGGCGGTTACACCTTCGCACGCCGTGCGCTCGGACCGTGGGGCGGATTTGCCACGGGGACCGCAATTCTCATCGAGTACTCGATAGCTCCGGCCGCCATCGCGACATTCATCGGCGCGTATGTCCAATCGTTGGGTCTGTTCGGCATCACCAATGGATGGTGGGTTTACCTGGCCGCCTATGCGTTGTTCATCGGGATCCACCTGTCGGGGGTTGGCGAGGCACTCAAGGTGATGTTCGTGATCACCGCGATCGCCTTGGTTGGCCTGCTGATCTTCGCGGTTGCCGCGGCCGGTCAGTTCGACGTCCACAATCTCACCAACATCGCGGTGGATGCGGGTGCGGCCGGGTCCTCGAGTTTCCTACCGCATGGATACCTGGGTATCTGGGCGGCCATCCCGTTCGCGATCTGGTTCTTCCTCGCCGTCGAGGGTGTTCCACTGGCGGCGGAGGAGACGGCCAATCCGGAACGCAATGTGCCGAGGGGGATTATCGCGGCGATTGGCGTGCTGCTGGTGACCTGTGCGATCGCACTCGTGCTTACCACGGGTGCCGGTGGCGCAGAACAGATGTCGGATTCGGGTAATCCGCTGGTCGAGGCGCTCGGTCACGGCACTGCCGCCAAGCTGGTCAACTACATCGGGTTGGCCGGGCTGATCGCCAGCTTCTTCTCGATCATCTACGCATACTCACGGCAGCTGTTCGCGCTCTCCCGCGCGGGCTATCTGCCGACGATGCTGTCGGTGACCAATTCGCGCAAGGCGCCCACGCTGGCGCTGATCGTCCCCGGCGTCATCGGGTTCGCACTGTCGCTGACAGGACATGGCGACCTGCTGCTCAACATGGCGGTCTTCGGTGCGGCCCTGAGTTATGTGCTGATGATGGTCAGCCACATCGTGCTTCGCGTGCGCGAGCCCAACATGCCGCGGCCGTACCGTACGCCGGGTGGTGTGGCCACCACCGGCTTCGCTTTGGCCATCGCGGTGCTGGCGGTCATCGCGACCTTCCTGGTCAACCCGGTGGCTGCGGGCTTGTGCCTGGCGGTGTTCGCGGCATTCATGGTCTATTTCGCGCTATACAGCCGCCACCGCCTGGTGGCGAATTCGCCCGACGAGGAGTTCGCGATGCTGGCGGAGGCTGAAAGCGAGCTCACGTGA
- the ribH gene encoding 6,7-dimethyl-8-ribityllumazine synthase — MSGEGIPSLKVGDASSLSLAIVASTWHDQICTALLEGAKRVAADAGIDRPTVVRVLGAIEIPVVAQALARTHDAVVALGVVIQGETPHFNYVCDAVTTGLTRVSLDTSTPVANGVLTVNNEQQALDRAGLPDSSEDKGAQAAAAALDTALTLRRLRQPWTEA, encoded by the coding sequence GTGAGCGGCGAGGGCATCCCGTCACTGAAGGTCGGTGACGCATCAAGTCTCAGCTTGGCGATAGTGGCCAGCACCTGGCATGACCAGATCTGCACCGCGCTGCTGGAGGGCGCCAAGCGCGTAGCGGCCGACGCGGGGATCGATCGTCCGACCGTCGTTCGGGTCCTGGGTGCCATCGAGATACCCGTCGTGGCGCAGGCGCTGGCCCGTACCCACGACGCCGTCGTTGCGCTCGGGGTCGTAATCCAAGGCGAGACACCGCATTTCAACTACGTGTGCGACGCGGTGACTACCGGTCTGACCCGTGTTTCCCTGGATACGAGCACACCGGTGGCCAACGGAGTGCTGACCGTGAACAACGAGCAGCAGGCCCTCGACCGTGCCGGACTGCCGGATTCCTCCGAAGACAAGGGTGCCCAGGCGGCGGCCGCCGCGCTGGATACCGCGCTGACGCTGCGTCGGCTTCGCCAGCCGTGGACTGAGGCGTGA